One genomic segment of Misgurnus anguillicaudatus chromosome 25, ASM2758022v2, whole genome shotgun sequence includes these proteins:
- the LOC141362082 gene encoding uncharacterized protein: MTDNAGPAAPPRATPVIMGSPWVQRYGGAESEVRLTEWKAQLEYLADLQGLSAAQRLQFVLNSLEGEARREVQAAPEAIRATAQTVFQFLAEQYGDHTPVAVLRSQFFNCKQGPRQPIRAFALRLREQFTRLQARRDHGLGDGEALLRDQFLLGMKEGPVRQSLRVQFRRDPGLTFEDLKKEALALEGDEAEVTETPVCAAVSGNTAAPPEHADWKQALRVELLKDVREQMSELSKTLLGELRQSRAREEPRPAPRERVYSERGREPPGRPNRLNRPRFEWDDQGRPICNRCGEPGHYSRLCGPRRSSEGCF; this comes from the coding sequence ATGACTGACAACGCGGGGCCAGCAGCCCCACCCCGTGCCACACCCGTTATCATGGGCAGCCCATGGGTCCAGAGATATGGAGGAGCAGAGTCGGAGGTACGCCTGACCGAATGGAAGGCCCAACTGGAGTACTTGGCCGACTTGCAGGGCCTTAGCGCCGCCCAGCGGCTCCAATTTGTGTTGAACTCCCTAGAAGGAGAAGCACGGCGAGAGGTACAAGCCGCCCCCGAAGCAATTAGAGCCACCGCCCAGACTGTGTTCCAGTTCCTTGCTGAACAATATGGTGACCATACCCCCGTAGCTGTCCTCCGTTcacaattttttaattgtaaacaaggcccccgacaacctATTCGAGCTTTTGCCCTCAGGCTGCGGGAGCAGTTCACTCGCCTGCAAGCCCGACGAGACCATGGGCTAGGAGATGGAGAAGCTTTGTTACGCGACCAGTTCCTCCTGGGGATGAAAGAAGGCCCcgtgagacaaagtctgagggtCCAGTTTCGGAGGGACCCCGGGCTTACCTTCGAAGATCTAAAGAAGGAGGCGCTAGCCCTGGAGGGTGATGAGGCCGAAGTAACCGAAACCCCTGTATGTGCAGCCGTAAGTGGAAACACAGCAGCGCCACCTGAACACGCAGACTGGAAGCAAGCCCTGAGGGTAGAGTTGTTGAAAGATGTCCGAGAGCAGATGTCGGAACTATCTAAGACCCTCTTGGGAGAACTTCGCCAAAGTAGGGCGCGAGAGGAACCGaggccggcaccccgagagcgagtCTACTCTGAGAGGGGCCGAGAGCCACCGGGACGCCCGAATCGTTTGAACCGGCCCCGCTTCGAGTGGGATGACCAAGGGCGGCCAATCTGCAATCGGTGTGGAGAACCAGGGCATTACAGTCGCCTGTGTGGGCCTCGCAGGTCATCGGAGGGGTGTTTTTaa